In one Salvelinus fontinalis isolate EN_2023a chromosome 16, ASM2944872v1, whole genome shotgun sequence genomic region, the following are encoded:
- the LOC129813387 gene encoding uncharacterized protein LOC129813387: protein MQSAPAGLWEPHGPQSKDVSSLPVHTPSASRLSHVIAAPPAKRITFYKSGDAKFAGVRMAVHKRSFKCFDALLDDLSQKVPLPFGVRTVTTPRGIHSIKHLEQLEDGGCYLCSDRRQAKPINMELAGKRPALWHHNRVPQRPAEDPPPPSAPSHTPTRQRRILLVRNSDPAVRRSVILSRRSARSLRVFLEGISEIMQCHVRKLYTIEGRKIDSAHSLMTCPGVLVCVGREPFRPLLLNSVSKRSEEKLPGLGTRSSGSGARSPGTGARSPGNGQGARSRSSVCSEGHGSKKNVNFGLETKKTIIHPFSDSSNRSTRFSLSSDKSYPNGGKEAVLNDDIEKRVLVNKDGSLSVEMRVRFRLHDDKMIQWSTEIKKSPSDSLTNDCCPLREAKPCYLQQGQSESCSDPDSASCVVEAADYTPKPPQRSLEEPQSHYACCFQRQNPEYDLWENPAHIQTKHSHSRVRHTHSSSSSSSCRSSRVVRRRATHRECSEPGRVVQECYVREEVQRRVEVERDEGMVEVCTVSSSHSELNLGATDNQGEERPLSSSSHVLQALQDDVDELPPSVSRCCHSNNPPQALPLTPPPPSPMSTSSRSRKHTPAPQGEEVGEREEKRRDVGEERGSRTSSRRSSNSCCRGEVTPKADEERVDSWRSKASQASHGSRSLSNRIRTPVAPEEGDDEAEQGGKRAVSVMSTHTGLSGGSVGSIGSVGSMGSSLCSHCGGCDQGYDPVSCPSQKSHRSKRSQEEEEEERSGSGLSGGSDECGFSQRTNRSNCTHFYQEGRAASMMSHMSLPEEGEDTVTEGEETVKEGEDTVKEGEVEVGEKREGEKEERAASVLSAKSFSSVKGRTSRTSHKSNASESLADMEGEMEEQMEGELEDGGEQRAASIMSAKSNLSAKSSRSHKSTCSKADVSTKASERVSSPRSEPDVAEDTGAAETEERRTSVMSAKTNASAKSSRSHKSTNSSNGRAVSASSETPEVTAIETTGEEGEKTEERLESSMSVKSNLSAKSRRSCKSTCSKDEQAPSPNSPEVPATEPEATGEDEGEERATISVSVKSNLSAKSSRSHKSTCSSNIRAVSPKPAASETLVNDPADAMERAASALSAKTRASIKFNSFHKSACKATSPKPAASETPVNDPAEKTEEEKTASALSAKTSPSVRSSRSHTSTCRRSVRAEIPVAKDIPAIETTEGHENGSTAAAAGETEERPASAMLDDNNASVKSSRSYKSTGSKAERAPSANPPEVPATEPTIDAEGEKRAASATSKSSRSLKSTCSRSVRAETPGTKDIPVITTTGGEETVDDTTAAGDTEESPASAISAKTSASVKSSRSHKSSCSRRAETPSSQPADVPVIETTGGDEVGEEKERAASVMSAKSNASAKSRRSNRPTCNGSSRAVSPVAQDVPAIETTGGKEQRDKSTSSVKFNRSYKSSSNRTIAEQADVIETTRGEEKGEKTERAASAMSAESTTSVKSTRSHKSSSGRTVETPTAEQADVIETTGRDEKGEGTERPASAMSTKSNASAKSSRSHTSTCIASTRVPSPAPKTADVPAIETTGTDSVGEKTEETSANAMYISAKSSTSHKSNGINRSTFLHLIKERGERGVRPVPSTTGNDLETDSVKSAMSTKPKRKADSSTTRALSRASQASAKSTNQTPPATTETKEESQSQATSRPASKAAHRDDDVRDHVTEKTTPSVHSKSPAEAERDPRAASSARSTRSKVKVQKASEAQDNERPETRASFLQVKGHRVKAQSDTGSVRSVKTSKTDKIAIKGNSKPKSAQAGNPTSQSFNPSEGSRPAIQLGTASVSNSLLSQSLSAADLLRGTMAASRLSSPAGSKVSIPDSGKSGKSGSSQRRRKLKQEEAKLEELGPLCLPKTSPNDVVSDWLRGIPADSGMDNPEDEMNEGIEETEVKREEGDEKGGETEGQGGEETEEKQELVETTEMEQENTAETGQQEEEEEQENTAETGQQEEEEEQENTAETGQQEEEEEQENTAETGQKEEEEEQENTAETGQQEEEEEQENTAETGQQEEEEEQENMAETGQKEEEEEQENTAETGQQEEEEEQENTAETGQKEEEEEQENMAETGQREEEEEVKKAARQPEEEGEMKEEEEERGEEEEAAVGEKEKKDKEEEEVKQEEEGELGAEEEVKQEEEGEVGAEEEVKQEEEGELGAEEEVKQEEEGEVGAEEEGECSECADCCPDPAPPNNDITSPCHPHLFLSRESELPWSCHSSVAVMKVLLSPTLGRCSSLPEISPVYGRRLSSSAKGLLDCLAQLQLIDPPPSPAEASGPDRDQRYQEVMDILESLWLSKPDLEKRKKGEAEEKERLKDSGVDLSSGSARSGGSGKTRPDETAGDITLIAEGEGGEGGGEGEADGGEEGEAGDLEPDGGGEGEGEGEVGERETDGGGEGETDGGGEGETDGGGEGEVGEGETDGGGEEAASAELLSDTATPDIASQVRSSPGDDESSPESPPERGEMLQTLERLKTPGSPSTSDSTAYKSPTDTETDTLEDTPSSGTPPSVQRALLTKRVSQDPDPVWVLNLLKKLEKQFMTHYVDAMTELKVRWDLDNNVMLDTMITELRDEVKKRIQTSIDRELRKIRGRAGRGPRPPTMSRESTVTDQRRRRLKVMKVQSVNESDGEQGSGDVSDQRSEDEYCPCDACVRKKAEDKAIKMEAVVAKAPVMMAFDLRKILQMKKDPEPPAPPSPTQGKNNDNLEEEEKEEEEEQVGNLEVVHEDEEEEETKEDIIPTVIEEDISEKEEEGVTGGEEEGQESHGAESLMGEVEEEIAEEIGAEEQEEDGVVEGTEDEEEAGEGETGCESAGEDGVEGAETREGEELVEGEEEEAGEAEAGDQEETGGNENPGLETAEGEDVGEETGEEEETGDEDGEDMEGVDTGEGAAKKGGGEMTDREETVEKETEEDGTGEEDEEEGGEETEQNNVMSDLKVEEEMGALDNENTAGETMEKENGKEEGETGGEEETGVAGETGGEGETEGGAEETPEEETEDNLGVSAEAEDEEEGGEGEVQENAVAAFNPEEEEGEETEGNREIPLIHQMTRTSVESQPGSMENTDLEPRASDPVSQICSLTLIKPNETVSDGHKMASAGEGSGGKGQRRSRSPARTKRRKPKESGIELDVLDL, encoded by the exons gtgcccCTGCCGTTTGGAGTACGTACGGTCACCACCCCCAGAGGAATCCACAGTATTAAACATCTGGAGcagctggaggatggagggtgcTACCTCTGCTCTGACAGACGGCAGGCTAAACCAATCAACATGGAGCTGGCTGGAAAACGTCCCGCCCTCTGGCACCACAACAG AGTGCCACAGCGACCAGCAGAAGACCCCCCTCCTCCCAGTGCTCCAAGCCACACCCCAACACGGCAGCGACGCATCCTATTGGTCAGGAACAGCGACCCTGCAGTGAGGAGGAGTGTGATTCTGAGTCGCCGCTCGGCCCGGAGCCTCCGAGTGTTTCTGGAGGGCATCTCGGAAATTATGCAATGTCACGTCAGGAAATTATACACGATAGAGGGACGCAAG ATTGACAGTGCACACAGCCTGATGACGTGTccaggtgtgttggtgtgtgtgggtcGAGAGCCCTTCAGACCTTTACTCCTGAACAGTGTATCCAAGCGCTCTGAGGAGAAACTACCTGGCCTGGGGACGCG gtCATCTGGCAGTGGGGCCCGGTCTCCCGGTACCGGAGCCCGGTCCCCTGGTAACGGTCAGGGAGCTCGGTCACGGTCTAGTGTCTGCAGCGAAGGACACGGCAGCAAAAAGAACG tgaacTTTGGTCTGGAGACTAAGAAGACCATCATCCATCCTTTCTCAGACTCTTCCAACCGCTCCACccgtttctctctgtcctctgacaaGTCCTACCCTAACGGTGGCAAGGAGGCGGTGCTTAACGATGACATAGAGAAGCGGGTACTAGTGAACAAAGATGGCAGCCTGTCTGTGGAGATGAGGGTGCGGTTTCGTCTCCATGACGACAAGATGATCCAGTGGTCCACGGAGATTAAGAAgtctccctcagactctctgaCCAATGACTGCTGTCCGCTCAGGGAAGCCAAGCCATGCTACCTACAG CAAGGCCAATCAGAAAGCTGCTCAGACCCTGACTCCGCCTCCTGTGTTGTTGAAGCTGCAGACTACACCCCCAAGCCTCCACAGCGCTCCCTGGAGGAGCCACAGTCACACTATGCCTGCTGCTTCCAGAGACAGAACCCGGAGTATGACCTTTGGGAGAACCCCGCCCACATTCAGACCAAGCACTCCCACTCCAGGGTTAGACACACCCACTCCtcaagctcctcctcctcctgccgcTCCAGCAGGGTGGTGAGAAGGCGGGCGACCCACAGGGAGTGCTCAGAGCCCGGAAGGGTTGTCCAGGAGTGCTACGTCAGGGAGGAGGTACAGCGTcgggtggaggtggagagggatgaaGGAATGGTAGAGGTGTGTACAGTCAGCAGCAGCCACAGCGAGCTTAACCTGGGTGCCACAGACAACCAGGGGGAGGAGCGTCCTCTGTCTAGCTCCTCCCATGTGCTCCAAGCACTTCAGGACGATGTGGATGAACTCCCTCCCAGCGTCTCACGCTGCTGCCATAGCAACAACCCCCCACAAGCCCTGCCCTTgaccccaccacctcccagccctATGTCTACCTCCTCCAGGAGCAGAAAACACACCCCTGCCCcacagggagaggaggtgggggagagggaagagaaaaggCGTGAtgtgggtgaggagagggggagcagaaCTTCCTCCCGGCGTTCTAGTAACTCGTGCTGCAGAGGAGAAGTCACCCCTAAGGCCGACGAGGAGAGAGTGGACAGCTGGCGGTCGAAGGCCAGCCAAGCTTCCCATGGATCCAGATCTCTCTCCAACAGAATCAGGACCCCTGTGGCTCCAGAGGAGGGAGATGACGAAGCTGAGCAGGGAGGGAAGAGGGCAGTCAGCGTTATGTCCACTCACACCGGCCTCTCCGGTGGCTCGGTGGGGTCCATTGGGTCAGTGGGGTCTATGGGGTCCAGTCTATGTTCTCACTGTGGGGGGTGTGACCAAGGGTACGACCCTGTATCCTGCCCCTCACAGAAGTCACATAGGTCAAAGCGATCtcaagaagaagaggaagaggagaggtcgGGAAGCGGACTCTCAGGTGGCTCAGATGAGTGTGGATTTTCTCAGAGGACCAACAGGTCCAACTGTACCCACTTCTACCAAGAGGGCCGAGCAGCCAGCATGATGTCACACATGTCTCTGCCCGAGGAGGGAGAAGATACAGTtacggagggagaggagacagtgaaggagggagaggatacagtgaaggagggagaggtggaggttggagagaaaagagagggggagaaagaggagagagcagcCAGTGTCCTCTCAGCCAAATCCTTCTCTTCAGTCAAGGGCAGGACCTCCAGAACCTCCCATAAGTCTAATGCCTCAGAATCCCTTgcagatatggagggagagatggaggaacagatggagggagagttagaagatggaggagagcagagagcagcaagCATTATGTCGGCTAAATCTAATCTCTCAGCCAAGTCCAGCAGATCTCATAAGTCTACCTGTAGCAAAGCAGATGTGTCCACCAAAGCTTCAGAGAGGGTATCATCTCCCAGATCAGAACCAGACGTTGCTGAGGATAcaggagcagcagagacagaggagagaagaaccaGTGTCATGTCAGCTAAAACTAACGCTTCAGCAAAGTCCAGCAGATCCCATAAGTCGACCAACAGTTCTAATGGTAGGGCTGTTTCTGCCAGCTCTGAAACACCTGAAGTCACTGCTATTGAGACAACaggtgaagagggagagaaaacagaggagaggttagagagCTCCATGTCTGTTAAATCTAACCTCTCAGCAAAGTCTCGTAGGTCCTGTAAGTCTACCTGCAGCAAAGATGAACAGGCCCCTTCCCCCAACTCACCAGAGGTACCAGCTACTGAACCTGAAGCTACtggagaggatgagggagaggagagagcaacgATCTCCGTGTCTGTTAAATCTAACCTCTCAGCCAAGTCCAGCAGGTCTCATAAGTCGACCTGCAGTAGTAATATTAGAGCTGTTTCTCCAAAGCCAGCAGCGAGTGAAACTCTAGTCAACGATCCAGCAGACGCGATGGAGAGAGCAGCGAGTGCATTGTCAGCTAAAACTAGGGCTTCTATCAAGTTCAACAGTTTCCACAAGTCTGCCTGTAAAGCTACCTCTCCAAAGCCAGCAGCGAGTGAAACTCCTGTCAACGATCCAGCGGagaaaacagaggaagagaagacagCGAGCGCATTGTCAGCTAAAACCAGTCCTTCTGTCAGATCTAGCAGGTCTCACACGTCTACCTGTAGGAGGAGTGTTAGGGCTGAGATACCTGTTGCTAAAGACATCCCTGCTATTGAAACAACAGAAGGACATGAGAATGGGtccactgctgctgctgccggagaaacagaggagagaccAGCGAGCGCCATGTTGGATGACAATAACGCCTCAGTGAAATCTAGCAGATCTTACAAGTCTACCGGCAGCAAAGCAGAACGGGCCCCTTCCGCCAACCCACCAGAGGTACCAGCGACTGAGCCTACTATAGATgctgagggagagaagagagcagcAAGTGCCACGTCAAAGTCCAGCAGGTCCCTCAAGTCTACCTGCAGCAGGAGTGTCAGGGCTGAGACTCCAGGGACTAAAGACATCCCGGTTATTACGacgacagggggagaggagacggTTGACGATACAACTGCTgctggagacacagaggagagtcCGGCGAGCGCCATCTCAGCTAAAACCAGTGCTTCAGTCAAGTCCAGCAGGTCTCATAAATCTAGCTGCAGCAGGAGGGCTGAGACTCCAAGCTCTCAACCAGCCGATGTCCCTGTTATTGAAACAACAGGAGGAGACGAGGtcggagaggagaaagagagagcagccaGTGTCATGTCAGCTAAGTCTAATGCTTCAGCAAAGTCCCGCAGGTCTAACAGGCCCACTTGTAATGGAAGTAGTAGAGCGGTCTCTCCAGTGGCTCAAGATGTTCCTGCTATCGAGACGACAGGTGGAAAAGAACAGAGAGACAAATCCACCTCCTCTGTCAAGTTCAACAGGTCTTATAAGTCTTCCAGTAATAGGACTATTGCAGAACAAGCTGATGTTATTGAGACcaccagaggagaagagaagggagagaagacagagagagcagcGAGTGCCATGTCAGCAGAATCCACCACCTCTGTCAAGTCCACCAGGTCTCATAAGTCTTCCAGTGGTAGGACGGTTGAAACTCCAACTGCAGAACAAGCTGATGTTATTGAGACCACCGGAAGAGACgagaagggagaggggacagagagaccaGCGAGTGCCATGTCGACTAAATCTAATGCTTCAGCAAAGTCCAGCAGATCTCACACGTCTACCTGTATTGCAAGTACTAGAGTTCCCTCTCCAGCACCTAAAACAGCAGACGTCCCTGCCATTGAAACAACAGGGACTGACAGTGtgggagagaaaacagaggagacaTCAGCTAACGCCATGTACATCTCAGCTAAGTCCAGTACATCTCATAAGTCTAATGGTATTAACAGAAGTACGTTTCTGCACCTGATaaaagagagaggtgagagaggtgttAGACCTGTCCCCAGCACTACAGGAAATGACcttgagacagacagtgtgaaaTCTGCAATGAGCACAAAACCCAAAAGAAAAGCAGATTCCTCCACCACCAGAGCCCTCTCCAGAGCATCACAGGCCAGTGCCAAATCCACCAATCAGACACCGCCTGCCACCACCGAGACCAAAGAGGAGTCTCAAAGTCAAGCCACCAGCCGACCTGCCAGCAAGGCTGCACACAGAGATGATGATGTTAGAGATCATGTCACAGAGAAGACAACTCCCAGCGTACATTCTAAGAGCCCTGCTGAAGCAGAAAGAGACCCCAGAGCGGCTTCCTCCGCCCGCTCCACCAGGTCAAAGGTGAAAGTTCAGAAGGCCAGCGAGGCCCAGGACAATGAGAGGCCAGAGACAAGGGCCTCCTTCCTGCAAGTGAAAGGTCACAGGGTCAAAGCTCAGAGTGACACGGGCAGCGTTCGCTCTGTGAAAACCTCCAAAACGGATAAGATTGCGATCAAAGGGAATTCCAAACCAAAGTCAGCCCAAGCGGGAAACCCTACCTCCCAGTCCTTCAATCCCTCCGAGGGCTCCAGACCCGCCATCCAGCTGGGGACAGCCAGCGTCAGCAACAGCctcctctcccagtccctgtctgcAGCTGACCTGCTCAGGGGGACCATGGCCGCCTCGCGCCTCTCCAGCCCTGCAGGGTCAAAGGTTAGCATCCCTGATAGTGGGAAGAGTGGGAAGAGTGGGAGTAGTCAGAGGAGGAGGAAGCTCAAACAGGAAGAGGCGAAGCTAGAGGAGCTGGGTCCCCTCTGTCTGCCCAAAACCTCACCCAATGACGTGGTCAGTGATTGGCTGAGAGGCATCCCTGCTGACAGCGGCATGGATAACCCTGAAGATGAGATGAACGAGGGAATTGAAGAGACAGAAGTAAAAAGGGAGGAAGGAGATGAGAaaggaggggaaacagagggacagggaggagaggagactgaggAGAAACAAGAACTGGTTGAAACTACAGAGATGGAGCAGGAGAACACGGCTGAAACAGgacaacaggaagaggaagaggagcaggagaaCACGGCTGAAACAGgacaacaggaagaggaagaggagcaggagaaCACGGCTGAAACAGgacaacaggaagaggaagaggagcaggagaaCACGGCTGAAACAGGAcaaaaggaagaggaagaggagcaaGAGAACACGGCTGAAACAGgacaacaggaagaggaagaggagcaggagaaCACGGCTGAAACAGgacaacaggaagaggaagaggagcaaGAGAACATGGCTGAAACAGGAcaaaaggaagaggaagaggagcaaGAGAACACGGCTGAAACAGgacaacaggaagaggaagaggagcaggagaaCACGGCTGAAACAGGAcaaaaggaagaggaagaggagcaaGAGAACATGGCTGAAACAGGACAacgggaagaggaagaggaagtaaAGAAGGCTGCCCGGCAaccagaggaagagggagagatgaaagaggaggaggaagagaggggagaggaggaggaagcagcagtgggggagaaggagaagaaagataaagaagaagaggaggtgaaacaagaagaagagggggagttgGGAGCAGAAGAGGAGgtgaaacaagaagaagagggggaggtggGAGCAGAAGAGGAGgtgaaacaagaagaagagggggagttgGGAGCAGAAGAGGAGgtgaaacaagaagaagagggggaggtgggagcagaagaggagggagagtgctCGGAGTGTGCTGACTGCTGCCCTGACCCAGCCCCGCCCAACAATGACATCACTTCTCCTTGTCATCCCCACCTGTTCCTCAGTAGAGAGTCAGAGCTGCCTTGGAGCTGCCACTCATCTGTGGCAGTAATGAAGGTTCTACTGAGCCCTACACTGGGCCGATGCAGCTCCCTGCCCGAG ATAAGTCCAGTGTACGGACGCAGACTGAGCTCCTCTGCTAAAGGTCTGCTGGACTGTCTGGCCCAGCTGCAGCTCATCGACCCACCCCCTTCTCCAGCTGAAGCCTCAGGCCCTGACAGGGACCAACGGTACCAAGAGGTTATGGATATACTAGAGTCACTGTGGCTGTCTAAGCCCGACCTCGAgaagaggaagaagggagaggcagaggagaaggagaggctaAAAGACTCTGGTGTGGACCTGAGCAGCGGCTCAGCAAGGTCTGGGGGTTCTGGGAAGACCAGACCAGATGAAACAGCTGGTGACATTACTCTCAtagcggagggagagggaggagaaggaggaggagagggggaggcagatggaggagaagagggggaggcaggagatTTAGAgccagatggaggaggagagggggag ggagagggggaggtaggagagagagagacagatggaggaggagagggagagacagatggaggaggagagggagagacagatggaggaggagagggggaggtaggagagggagagacagatggaggaggagaggaagcagCATCAGCAGAGCTGCTTTCAGACACGGCGACCCCAGACATCGCCAGCCAAGTGCGGAGCAGCCCAGGGGACGATGAGTCGTCCCCAGAGTCGCCCCCAGAGAGAGGTGAGATGCTGCAGACCCTTGAGAGACTCAAAACCCCAGGGAGCCCATCCACTTCAGACAGCACAGCCTACAAAtcccccactgacacagagacagacaccctgGAGGACACCCCCAGCTCAGGGACACCCCCGTCAGTCCAGCGAGCGCTGCTCACCAAGCGTGTCTCCCAGGACCCTGACCCGGTCTGGGTTCTCAACCTGCTGAAGAAGCTGGAGAAACAGTTCATGACCCACTACGTAGACGCCATGACTGAGTTAAAG GTGCGTTGGGACCTAGACAACAATGTGATgttggacactatgatcactgaGCTGAGAGACGAGGTAAAGAAGAGGATCCAGACGAGCATTGATCGTGAACTGAGGAAGATTCGGGGGCGGGCGGGCCGGGGTCCGCGACCCCCTACCATGTCCCGGGAGTCAACCGTAACAGACCAGAGGAGGCGGAGGTTGAAG GTCATGAAGGTCCAGTCGGTAAACGAGAGTGATGGAGAGCAGGGTTCAGGCGATGTTAGCGACCAGCGCAGCGAGGACGAGTACTGTCCCTGCGACGCTTGCGTACGGAAAAAGGCAGAGGACAAGGCAATCAAAATGGAGGCTGTGGTTGCCAAGGCGCCGGTGATGATGGCGTTTGATCTGCGTAAGATCCTGCAGATGAAGAAAGACCCAGAGCCTCCGGCGCCTCCTAGCCCCACACAGGGGAAGAACAATGAcaacctggaagaggaggagaaggaggaggaggaggaacaggttgGGAATCTAGAGGTGGTACacgaagatgaggaagaggaggagacaaagGAGGAtattataccaactgttatagaggaagatatctctgagaaggaagaggaaggagtgactgggggagaggaggagggacaggagagTCACGGAGCTGAGTCTCTGATGGGGGAAGTAGAGGAGGAAATAGCTGAGGAGATAGGGGCTGAAGAAcaggaggaggatggagtggtggagggaactgaggatgaggaggaggctgGGGAAGGAGAGACAGGGTGTGAAAGTGCAGGAGAAGATGGTGTGGAGGGGGCGGAGactagagagggggaggagttagtagaaggggaggaggaagaagcAGGGGAAGCTGAAGCAGGAGATCAGGAGGAAACTGGAGGAAATGAAAATCCTGGTCTTGAAACAGCAGAGGGGGAGGATGtgggggaagagacaggagaggaggaggagacgggaGACGAGGACGGAGAGGATATGGAAGGAGTAGACACTGGAGAGGGAGCAGCTAAGAAGGGGGGTGGAGAAATgactgacagagaggagacagtggagaaggagacagaggaggatggaacaggagaagaggacgaggaggagggaggagaggagacagagcagaACAATGTGATGTCTGATTTGAAGGTGGAAGAAGAAATGGGAGCATTAGATAATGAAAACACAGCAGGAGAAACAATGGAGAAAGAGAAtggaaaggaggagggagaaacaggaggagaggaagagaccgGGGTAgcgggagagacagggggagagggagagacagagggaggagcggAAGAGACTCCTGAGGAAGAAACAGAGGATAATTTGGGGGTGTCAGCAGAGgctgaggatgaggaagaggggggagagggggaggtgcaGGAGAATGCTGTGGCGGCGTTTAATCCTGAagaagaggagggtgaggagacGGAGGGAAATAGAGAAATCCCTCTGATCCACCAGATGACCAGAACCTCTGTGGAGTCCCAGCCAGGATCAATGGAGAACACAGACCTGGAGCCCAGGGCATCAGACCCAGTTTCACAAATATGCTCCTTAACCCTGATAAAGCCCAATGAAACTGTCTCTGATGGACACAAGATGGCATCTGCGGGGGAAGGATCAGGGGGGAAAGGCCAGAGGAGGAGCCGATCTCCAGCCAGAACCAAACGCAGGAAACCAAAAGAGAGCGGCATAGAACTGGACGTTCTAGATCTGTAA